In a genomic window of Styela clava chromosome 7, kaStyClav1.hap1.2, whole genome shotgun sequence:
- the LOC120328925 gene encoding uncharacterized protein LOC120328925 isoform X1 has product MTFAFSFLFFLVVLCSVNRGDGANAQGFSSPPYCSSNRNPCMNGGVCVNYGGSYKCGCPSNCGGEHCEYCDVVKPKIGACFPNPCQRDCQCHESCQHAGGYYCRSASGYLGKNCTIPMPSLRCETNRMVFSVSESFVQEYDLGLRNSFVNIVRNLGGTNGCEVAAAVNEFYEIQIPIPFSTCGTEMTSVGGQVVFTNQMWFNRRLANSMFDMPIPVAEFQCRYERQYRVVTSLRPVVSTPAVITGRQLITPSISLCKVLACPSTCPTNFAVSGGAVYTVGEMMHVSMSLDSGNQVTGIDEMYLSCSPVPSTANVVGIVQAGCGTTAGLPCEIATSAVGHTVCVSFQTPRSMSCQEFYIHAKLVSCDRGSVGTCSDNASVNRCLVSRKRRSVDSAPIALGPIVLINGSIGIPNVRLNGMDEGVSVLEIPDKKIALVLQNVEETPKEVKAPSDLPSGMDQLTLLMIIAGCILIVVVVSLVFVLLRNRSVTLTTNKL; this is encoded by the exons ATGACTTTCGCGTTCTCTTTTCT ttttttcttGGTGGTTTTGTGCAGCGTGAACAGAG GTGATGGGGCAAACGCTCAAGGCTTCTCTTCACCGCCATATTGCTCTTCAAACCGAAATCCGTGTATGAACGGCGGTGTATGCGTCAATTATGGCGGTTCTTACAAATGCGGTTGCCCAAGTAACTGTGGAGGCGAACACTGCGAGTATTGTGATG TTGTCAAGCCAAAAATTGGAGCTTGCTTTCCAAATCCATGCCAGCGGGATTGTCAATGTCACGAATCGTGCCAACACGCTGGCGGATATTACTGCAGGAGTGCTTCTGGTTATCTCGGCAAAAACTGCACCATTC CAATGCCTTCTCTCCGCTGCGAGACTAATCGCATGGTGTTCTCTGTATCTGAAAGTTTCGTCCAGGAATACGACCTTGGACTGAGAAACAGCTTCGTAAATATTGTCAGAAATCTTGGCGGCACCAATGGATGTGAAG TCGCGGCCGCTGTCAATGAGTTTTACGAGATTCAAATCCCAATTCCATTTAGTACATGTGGCACCGAGATGACATCAGTAGGTGGACAGGTTGTGTTCACTAATCAAATGTGGTTTAATCGTCGCCTTGCGAATTCCATGTTTGATATGCCTATTCCTGTTGCTGAATTTCAGTGTAGATACGAACGGCAATATAGAGTAGTGACTTCTCTTCGACCAGT CGTGAGCACACCAGCTGTGATAACCGGACGCCAATTGATCACGCCCAGCATCTCGTTGTGTAAAGTGCTCGCGTGTCCGAGCACTTGTCCTACGAATTTTGCTGTTAGCGGAGGGGCGGTCTACACTGTGGGAGAAATGATGCATGTTTCAATGTCACTAGAT tCCGGTAACCAGGTCACTGGTATTGATGAAATGTATTTGTCCTGCAGCCCTGTGCCATCCACGGCCAATGTTGTTGGAATTGTTCAAGCTGGGTGTGGAACCACAGCTGGTCTTCCATGTGAAATCGCCACCAGTGCTGTTGGTCATACTGTCTGTGTATCGTTTCAGACTCCCAGGAGCATGTCATGTCAGGAGTTTTATATCCACGCAAAGTTGGTTTCTTGTGACAGAGGAAGTGTGGGC ACTTGTTCGGATAATGCCAGTGTCAACAGATGCCTCGTATCGCGTAAGCGAAGAAGTGTTGACTCTGCTCCCATTGCACTCGGGCCAATTGTATTGATAAATGGTTCGATTGGAATACCCAACGTCCGCCTCAACGGCATGGACGAAGGCGTCAGCGTATTGGAAATTCCCGATAAGAAAATTGCGCTTGTCCTGCAGAATGTTGAAGAGACTCCGAAAGAAGTGAAAGCACCGTCTGATCTGCCTTCAG GGATGGATCAGCTGACTCTGCTTATGATCATCGCTGGATGTATTCTCATCGTGGTTGTCGTTTCGTTAGTATTTGTTTTGCTCCGTAATCGTTCTGTTACTTTGACAACCAACAAATTATAA
- the LOC120328925 gene encoding uncharacterized protein LOC120328925 isoform X2, producing MNGGVCVNYGGSYKCGCPSNCGGEHCEYCDVVKPKIGACFPNPCQRDCQCHESCQHAGGYYCRSASGYLGKNCTIPMPSLRCETNRMVFSVSESFVQEYDLGLRNSFVNIVRNLGGTNGCEVAAAVNEFYEIQIPIPFSTCGTEMTSVGGQVVFTNQMWFNRRLANSMFDMPIPVAEFQCRYERQYRVVTSLRPVVSTPAVITGRQLITPSISLCKVLACPSTCPTNFAVSGGAVYTVGEMMHVSMSLDSGNQVTGIDEMYLSCSPVPSTANVVGIVQAGCGTTAGLPCEIATSAVGHTVCVSFQTPRSMSCQEFYIHAKLVSCDRGSVGTCSDNASVNRCLVSRKRRSVDSAPIALGPIVLINGSIGIPNVRLNGMDEGVSVLEIPDKKIALVLQNVEETPKEVKAPSDLPSGMDQLTLLMIIAGCILIVVVVSLVFVLLRNRSVTLTTNKL from the exons ATGAACGGCGGTGTATGCGTCAATTATGGCGGTTCTTACAAATGCGGTTGCCCAAGTAACTGTGGAGGCGAACACTGCGAGTATTGTGATG TTGTCAAGCCAAAAATTGGAGCTTGCTTTCCAAATCCATGCCAGCGGGATTGTCAATGTCACGAATCGTGCCAACACGCTGGCGGATATTACTGCAGGAGTGCTTCTGGTTATCTCGGCAAAAACTGCACCATTC CAATGCCTTCTCTCCGCTGCGAGACTAATCGCATGGTGTTCTCTGTATCTGAAAGTTTCGTCCAGGAATACGACCTTGGACTGAGAAACAGCTTCGTAAATATTGTCAGAAATCTTGGCGGCACCAATGGATGTGAAG TCGCGGCCGCTGTCAATGAGTTTTACGAGATTCAAATCCCAATTCCATTTAGTACATGTGGCACCGAGATGACATCAGTAGGTGGACAGGTTGTGTTCACTAATCAAATGTGGTTTAATCGTCGCCTTGCGAATTCCATGTTTGATATGCCTATTCCTGTTGCTGAATTTCAGTGTAGATACGAACGGCAATATAGAGTAGTGACTTCTCTTCGACCAGT CGTGAGCACACCAGCTGTGATAACCGGACGCCAATTGATCACGCCCAGCATCTCGTTGTGTAAAGTGCTCGCGTGTCCGAGCACTTGTCCTACGAATTTTGCTGTTAGCGGAGGGGCGGTCTACACTGTGGGAGAAATGATGCATGTTTCAATGTCACTAGAT tCCGGTAACCAGGTCACTGGTATTGATGAAATGTATTTGTCCTGCAGCCCTGTGCCATCCACGGCCAATGTTGTTGGAATTGTTCAAGCTGGGTGTGGAACCACAGCTGGTCTTCCATGTGAAATCGCCACCAGTGCTGTTGGTCATACTGTCTGTGTATCGTTTCAGACTCCCAGGAGCATGTCATGTCAGGAGTTTTATATCCACGCAAAGTTGGTTTCTTGTGACAGAGGAAGTGTGGGC ACTTGTTCGGATAATGCCAGTGTCAACAGATGCCTCGTATCGCGTAAGCGAAGAAGTGTTGACTCTGCTCCCATTGCACTCGGGCCAATTGTATTGATAAATGGTTCGATTGGAATACCCAACGTCCGCCTCAACGGCATGGACGAAGGCGTCAGCGTATTGGAAATTCCCGATAAGAAAATTGCGCTTGTCCTGCAGAATGTTGAAGAGACTCCGAAAGAAGTGAAAGCACCGTCTGATCTGCCTTCAG GGATGGATCAGCTGACTCTGCTTATGATCATCGCTGGATGTATTCTCATCGTGGTTGTCGTTTCGTTAGTATTTGTTTTGCTCCGTAATCGTTCTGTTACTTTGACAACCAACAAATTATAA